In Nocardia sputorum, a single genomic region encodes these proteins:
- the recG gene encoding ATP-dependent DNA helicase RecG: protein MATLGDRLDHILGAKAAASLADAFDMQTVEDLLRHYPLRYATQGQPLTEEAPEDGSHITVIGRITKAELRPMRNRRGSLLKVVLDTGSGRGVDVTFFHGDKVKHVVRAGLRAMMSGTVTYWRPGQWNLSHPGYLILPETEDDTDSVGALTKVRGGGDLRGLAQSARGAGGVDTAFMEREFIPVYPATAKVQSWDVLACVRQVLDQLDPLDDPLPEDVRAERALPNLSDALRLIHLPERKSDIDQAKDRLRFDEALALQLVLAERRHEVSGRRARACAPRADGIAAAFDQRLPFDLTAGQQQVVAEISADLAREQPMHRLLQGEVGSGKTIVALHAMLQVVDAGLQCALLAPTEVLAAQHYRSLRGMLGELGAAGELGAADHATRVVLVTGSMSAAAKKAALLEAVTGEAGIVIGTHALIQDNVEFFDLGMVVVDEQHRFGVEQRDALRAKAKAGTSPHLLVMTATPIPRTIAMTTLGDLETSTLTELPKGRSPIVSKVVPRRLHPNWVDRAWERIVEEVAAGRQAYVVCSRIGDDEEPAGKSRNGRAKSGDGAKEGPATQAVLDVFEMLRGGPLSGVRVGLLHGRLPADEKDQVMRAFNDGSVDVLVCTTVVEVGVDVPNATVMVIVDADRFGVSQLHQLRGRIGRGEHPGLCLLVTDAAPGGSAMARLDAVAATTDGFELSVLDLRTRREGDVLGAAQSGTARSLRLLSLLDDLEVITAAQEFARAVVASDPGLRKHPGLAGMMHAAVDSERLEYLAKS from the coding sequence ATGGCGACACTGGGCGATCGGCTCGACCACATCCTCGGGGCGAAGGCGGCGGCCTCGCTGGCGGACGCGTTCGACATGCAGACCGTCGAGGATCTGCTGCGGCACTATCCCCTGCGGTACGCGACGCAGGGGCAGCCGCTCACCGAGGAGGCGCCCGAGGACGGTTCGCACATCACCGTCATCGGCCGGATCACCAAGGCCGAGCTGCGGCCGATGCGCAACCGCCGCGGGTCGTTGCTGAAGGTGGTCCTCGACACCGGCTCCGGCCGTGGCGTCGACGTCACCTTCTTCCATGGCGACAAGGTGAAACACGTGGTCCGTGCGGGTTTGCGGGCGATGATGTCGGGCACGGTGACGTACTGGCGGCCCGGTCAGTGGAATCTGAGCCACCCCGGCTACCTGATCCTGCCGGAGACCGAGGACGACACCGACTCGGTCGGCGCGCTGACGAAGGTACGCGGCGGCGGGGACCTGCGCGGTCTCGCGCAGAGCGCGCGAGGCGCGGGCGGGGTGGACACGGCGTTCATGGAACGCGAGTTCATCCCGGTCTACCCGGCCACCGCGAAGGTGCAGAGTTGGGACGTGCTGGCCTGCGTTCGGCAGGTGCTCGACCAGCTCGACCCGCTCGACGATCCGCTGCCGGAGGACGTGCGCGCCGAGCGCGCGCTGCCGAACCTGTCCGACGCGCTACGCCTGATCCACCTGCCCGAGCGCAAGTCCGATATCGATCAGGCCAAGGACCGGTTGCGTTTCGACGAGGCGCTGGCCTTGCAGCTGGTGCTGGCCGAGCGCAGGCACGAGGTGTCCGGGCGCCGGGCCCGTGCCTGCGCGCCGCGCGCCGACGGCATCGCCGCCGCGTTCGACCAGCGCCTGCCCTTCGATCTGACCGCGGGGCAGCAGCAGGTCGTGGCCGAGATTTCCGCCGACCTGGCTCGGGAGCAGCCGATGCACCGGTTGCTGCAAGGCGAGGTGGGCTCCGGCAAGACGATCGTCGCCCTGCACGCCATGCTGCAGGTGGTGGACGCGGGATTGCAGTGCGCGCTGCTCGCCCCGACGGAAGTGCTCGCCGCGCAGCACTATCGGTCGCTGCGCGGCATGCTCGGTGAGCTGGGCGCCGCGGGCGAGCTGGGCGCGGCCGACCACGCCACCCGCGTGGTGCTGGTGACCGGGTCGATGTCGGCCGCGGCCAAGAAGGCCGCGCTGCTGGAGGCGGTGACCGGCGAGGCGGGCATCGTGATCGGCACGCACGCGCTGATCCAGGACAACGTCGAGTTCTTCGATCTCGGCATGGTGGTGGTCGACGAGCAGCATCGTTTCGGGGTGGAACAGCGAGACGCGCTGCGCGCCAAGGCGAAAGCGGGCACCAGCCCGCATCTGCTGGTGATGACCGCGACCCCGATCCCGCGCACCATCGCCATGACCACGCTCGGCGATCTGGAGACGTCCACGCTGACCGAATTGCCGAAAGGCCGTTCGCCGATCGTCTCCAAGGTGGTGCCGCGCCGGTTGCACCCGAACTGGGTGGATCGCGCCTGGGAGCGGATCGTGGAGGAGGTCGCCGCCGGTCGCCAGGCATATGTGGTGTGTTCGCGCATCGGTGACGACGAGGAGCCGGCGGGCAAGTCGCGCAACGGACGCGCGAAGTCCGGCGACGGCGCGAAGGAGGGCCCGGCCACCCAGGCGGTGCTCGACGTGTTCGAGATGCTGCGCGGCGGCCCGCTGTCCGGCGTGCGGGTCGGCTTGCTGCACGGCAGACTCCCCGCCGACGAGAAAGACCAAGTGATGCGGGCGTTCAACGACGGATCGGTGGATGTGCTGGTGTGCACCACCGTGGTCGAGGTCGGCGTGGACGTGCCCAACGCGACGGTGATGGTGATCGTGGACGCCGACCGGTTCGGCGTCAGTCAGTTGCATCAGCTGCGCGGCCGTATCGGCCGGGGCGAGCACCCCGGGTTGTGCCTGCTGGTCACGGACGCCGCGCCGGGCGGGTCGGCCATGGCGCGGCTGGACGCGGTCGCCGCCACCACCGACGGCTTCGAACTGTCGGTGCTCGACCTGCGGACCCGCCGCGAGGGTGACGTGCTCGGCGCCGCCCAGTCCGGCACGGCCCGTTCGCTGCGGCTGCTGTCGCTGCTGGACGATCTCGAGGTGATCACCGCCGCCCAGGAATTCGCCCGGGCCGTCGTGGCGTCCGACCCGGGCCTGCGCAAGCACCCCGGTCTGGCCGGGATGATGCACGCGGCGGTGGACTCCGAGCGGCTGGAGTACCTGGCGAAGTCCTGA
- a CDS encoding short-chain fatty acyl-CoA regulator family protein, producing MRKMYAGARLRRLREERRMTQAALAKSLDLSPSYLNQLERDQRPLTIPVLLKLNSTFDLDVQFFAADSDARLVSDLHEVLIDAAGGHTAPLTEVEELATRQPEVARIVVAMHRRLRAATDQLDLLSARVSAPAGAPGVPMPYEDVRDFFYDHHNHIPQLDIAAEQLFENSGLTIGSLDRQLARIAEERAGVTVLVRGDGADRTVPKRHYDPETRTLTLARRLRPGQRAFQIATTLGFLLYGAELDAVLAESPSLSGESRTLARIGLANYFAGALVLPYGRFLRSAEELHYDIDLLGLRFEVGFETICHRLSTLQRQGQRGVPFFFVRTDRAGNISKRQSATAFHFSRVGGSCPLWVVHEAFSNPGRILTQVAEMPDGRRYLWVARTAAIAPHGFGTAAKNFAIGLGCDVEYADRLVYSAGLQLDDPAASVPIGAGCKVCERPACPQRAFPHIGSPLAVAEHTSTDLPYPRLGR from the coding sequence GTGCGCAAGATGTATGCGGGCGCCCGGCTTCGGCGATTGCGCGAAGAGCGGAGGATGACTCAGGCGGCTCTGGCGAAATCGCTGGATCTGTCGCCGAGCTACCTCAATCAGCTCGAGCGCGACCAGCGCCCACTCACCATTCCCGTACTGCTGAAACTCAATTCCACCTTCGATCTGGACGTCCAGTTCTTCGCCGCCGATTCCGACGCGCGTCTCGTGTCGGACCTGCACGAAGTGCTCATCGACGCCGCGGGCGGGCACACCGCCCCGCTGACCGAAGTGGAGGAGCTGGCCACCCGCCAGCCGGAGGTCGCCCGGATCGTCGTGGCGATGCATCGCCGACTACGCGCCGCCACCGATCAGCTCGATCTGCTGTCGGCGCGGGTCTCCGCCCCGGCGGGCGCGCCCGGCGTGCCCATGCCCTACGAGGACGTGCGCGACTTCTTCTACGACCATCACAACCACATTCCGCAGCTCGACATCGCCGCGGAACAGTTGTTCGAGAACTCCGGACTCACCATCGGCTCGTTGGATCGCCAGCTCGCCCGCATCGCCGAGGAACGCGCCGGGGTCACCGTCCTGGTGCGCGGCGACGGCGCCGACCGCACCGTTCCCAAACGGCACTACGACCCGGAGACCCGGACGCTCACGCTCGCCCGCCGGTTGCGGCCGGGCCAGCGCGCCTTCCAGATCGCCACCACGCTCGGCTTCCTCTTGTACGGGGCCGAACTGGATGCCGTGCTGGCCGAGAGCCCGTCGCTCAGCGGCGAGTCCCGCACACTGGCACGGATCGGGCTGGCCAATTATTTCGCGGGCGCGCTGGTCCTGCCGTACGGGCGATTCCTGCGCTCGGCCGAGGAACTGCACTACGACATCGACCTGCTCGGTCTGCGTTTCGAAGTCGGCTTCGAGACCATCTGCCATCGGCTCAGCACGCTGCAGCGGCAGGGCCAGCGCGGCGTCCCGTTCTTCTTCGTGCGCACCGACCGGGCGGGCAACATCTCCAAGCGTCAGTCCGCGACCGCGTTCCATTTCTCCCGGGTCGGCGGCAGTTGCCCGCTGTGGGTGGTGCACGAGGCCTTCTCCAACCCCGGCCGCATCCTGACCCAGGTGGCCGAGATGCCCGACGGCCGCCGCTACCTGTGGGTGGCCCGCACCGCGGCGATCGCCCCGCACGGATTCGGCACCGCCGCGAAGAACTTCGCGATCGGCCTCGGCTGCGATGTCGAATACGCCGACCGCTTGGTGTACTCGGCCGGATTGCAGTTGGACGATCCGGCGGCCTCGGTCCCGATCGGGGCCGGCTGCAAGGTGTGCGAGCGGCCCGCGTGCCCGCAGCGGGCCTTCCCACACATCGGCAGTCCGCTGGCGGTCGCCGAGCACACCAGCACCGACCTGCCCTATCCGCGTCTCGGGCGGTGA
- a CDS encoding MmgE/PrpD family protein, whose translation MKIHTVRARSAAEEFPRAEHLATKIAEVAVDPVEVTTEVAAMIVNRIIDNAAVAAAALTRRPVAAARAQATAQPYSPRAGRRGATVFGLPVRQRVSPEWAAWANGVAVRELDFHDTFLAAEYSHPGDNIPPILAVAQHLGRGGADLIRGLATGYEIQIDLARGICLHEHKIDHVAHLGPSVAAGIGTLLELDTETIYQALGQTLHTTTATRQSRKGEISSWKAYAPAFAGKTAVEAVDRALRGEGAPAPIWEGADGVIARLLGGPDAAYRVPLPGPGEAKRAILDSYTKEHSAEYQSQAPIDLARRMRARIGDLEQIVSIVLHTSHHTHVVIGTGSGDPQKFDPHASRETLDHSVPYIFAVALQDGSWHHERSYAPERARRPDTVALWRKISTTEDPDWTRRYHATDPREKAFGARAVVTLRSGETIVDELAVADAHPLGARPFGRTQYIAKFRALAEGVLDEDEQERFLDVAQRTPELAPGELDQLSFTVSEQVLSRAPRIPEGVF comes from the coding sequence ATGAAAATACACACCGTACGAGCCCGTTCCGCCGCCGAGGAGTTCCCGCGCGCGGAGCATCTCGCGACGAAGATCGCTGAGGTGGCCGTGGACCCGGTCGAAGTCACCACCGAAGTCGCCGCGATGATCGTCAACCGGATCATCGACAACGCCGCGGTAGCCGCCGCGGCGCTGACGCGCCGCCCGGTGGCCGCGGCGCGCGCCCAGGCCACCGCGCAGCCCTACTCGCCGCGCGCAGGCCGCCGAGGCGCGACGGTGTTCGGTTTGCCCGTCCGGCAGCGGGTTTCGCCCGAATGGGCCGCTTGGGCCAACGGCGTCGCGGTGCGGGAGCTGGACTTCCACGACACGTTCCTCGCCGCGGAGTACTCGCATCCCGGGGACAACATCCCACCGATCCTCGCCGTCGCCCAGCATCTCGGCCGCGGCGGCGCCGACCTGATTCGCGGGCTGGCCACCGGCTACGAGATCCAGATCGATCTGGCTCGCGGGATCTGTCTGCACGAGCACAAGATCGACCATGTCGCCCACCTCGGCCCCTCCGTCGCGGCCGGCATCGGAACGCTGCTCGAACTCGACACCGAAACCATCTACCAGGCGCTCGGCCAGACCCTGCACACCACCACGGCGACGCGGCAATCCCGCAAAGGCGAGATCTCCAGCTGGAAGGCGTACGCTCCGGCGTTCGCGGGGAAGACGGCGGTGGAGGCCGTGGATCGCGCGCTGCGGGGCGAGGGTGCGCCCGCGCCGATCTGGGAGGGCGCCGACGGCGTGATCGCCCGGCTGCTCGGCGGGCCGGACGCCGCATACCGGGTGCCGCTGCCCGGGCCGGGCGAGGCCAAACGGGCCATCCTGGACAGCTACACCAAGGAACACTCGGCCGAATATCAGAGCCAGGCGCCGATCGATCTCGCTCGCCGAATGCGCGCGCGGATCGGCGACCTCGAGCAGATCGTCTCCATAGTGCTGCATACCAGTCACCACACACACGTGGTGATCGGCACGGGTTCCGGCGATCCGCAGAAGTTCGATCCGCACGCCAGTCGCGAAACCCTCGACCATTCGGTGCCGTATATCTTCGCGGTCGCGCTGCAAGACGGGAGCTGGCACCACGAGCGGTCCTACGCGCCGGAGCGGGCGCGACGGCCGGACACCGTCGCGCTGTGGCGCAAGATCAGTACGACCGAGGATCCGGACTGGACCCGCCGCTATCACGCCACCGATCCTCGCGAGAAGGCATTCGGCGCACGAGCTGTCGTGACACTGCGGAGCGGGGAGACGATCGTCGACGAACTGGCGGTCGCCGACGCGCATCCGCTGGGAGCGCGCCCCTTCGGCCGGACGCAGTACATCGCCAAGTTCCGGGCCTTGGCCGAGGGTGTGCTCGACGAGGACGAGCAGGAGCGTTTCCTCGACGTGGCGCAGCGGACGCCGGAACTGGCGCCCGGGGAGCTGGACCAGCTGAGTTTCACCGTATCCGAGCAGGTGCTGAGCCGGGCGCCGCGGATTCCGGAAGGAGTCTTCTGA
- the prpB gene encoding methylisocitrate lyase, which translates to MTGLLSSAASAEHKRVAFRAGLASGRIQRMPGAFDPLVARVIQEIGFEGVYVSGAVTAAELALPDIGLTTLGEVTARGQQIARATELPVLIDADTGFGEPMNAARTVTLLEDAGLAGCHIEDQVNPKRCGHLDGKSVVPVEDMVRRLRAAVSARRDPNFVVCARTDARATEGLASAIDRAKAYADAGADLIFAEALADASEFARFRAAVRVPLLANMTEFGKSELLPARLLEELGYNAVIYPVTTLRLAMHAVENGLRDIDRTGTQAALLDRMQHRSRLYELLRYQRYSEFDAGIFTFTVSE; encoded by the coding sequence GTGACCGGCCTGCTTTCGTCTGCGGCGAGCGCGGAACACAAGCGCGTGGCGTTCCGGGCCGGTCTGGCCTCCGGACGTATCCAGCGAATGCCGGGTGCCTTCGACCCGTTGGTGGCCCGGGTGATCCAGGAGATCGGGTTCGAAGGCGTATACGTCTCGGGCGCGGTGACAGCGGCCGAGCTGGCCCTGCCCGACATCGGGCTGACCACCCTCGGCGAGGTGACCGCGCGCGGGCAGCAGATCGCACGTGCGACCGAGCTTCCGGTGCTCATCGACGCGGACACCGGCTTCGGCGAGCCGATGAACGCCGCCCGCACCGTGACCCTCTTGGAGGACGCGGGGCTGGCGGGCTGCCACATCGAGGACCAGGTCAACCCGAAGCGTTGCGGGCACCTCGACGGCAAGTCCGTGGTGCCGGTCGAGGATATGGTGCGGCGGTTGCGCGCCGCCGTGTCGGCCCGGCGCGACCCGAACTTCGTCGTCTGCGCCCGCACCGACGCACGCGCGACCGAAGGATTGGCTTCGGCGATCGATCGGGCCAAGGCCTACGCGGACGCCGGTGCGGACCTGATCTTCGCCGAAGCGCTGGCCGACGCCTCGGAGTTCGCGAGATTCCGTGCTGCCGTGCGAGTTCCCTTGCTGGCGAACATGACCGAGTTCGGCAAGTCCGAACTGCTCCCGGCGCGCCTGCTCGAGGAGCTCGGCTACAACGCGGTCATCTATCCGGTGACCACCTTGCGACTGGCCATGCACGCCGTGGAGAACGGGCTACGCGACATCGACCGCACCGGGACCCAGGCCGCGCTGCTCGACCGCATGCAGCATCGGTCCCGCCTCTATGAACTACTGCGCTACCAGCGCTACAGCGAATTCGACGCAGGAATATTCACCTTCACCGTGAGCGAGTGA
- a CDS encoding bifunctional 2-methylcitrate synthase/citrate synthase produces MTEIKKGLAGVVVDTTAVSKVVPETNSLTYRGYAVPDLARHCGFEEVAYLLWYGELPDSAQLELLCGRERAQRRIDRSVLSLIEKMPDSCHPMDVVRTVVSYLGAEDPEEDLTGAPARRALLAKALRLTAMLPTVIAADMRRRRGLDFVAPHSHLGFAENFLNMCFGAVPDPRIVKAFETSLILYAEHGFNASTFAARVVTSTRSDIYSAVTAAIGALKGPLHGGANEAVMHALLEIGEPERAREWLRGKLADKQKVMGFGHRVYRNGDSRVPTMRAQLAQVAAVTGGERWLRVCAALERAMDEATGIKPNLDFPAGPAYYLMGFDIAMFTPIFVMSRITGWTAHIIEQAASNALIRPLSEYIGVPQRELAVSR; encoded by the coding sequence ATGACCGAGATCAAGAAGGGCCTGGCGGGCGTGGTGGTCGACACCACCGCCGTCTCGAAGGTGGTACCGGAGACCAACTCCCTGACCTATCGCGGCTACGCGGTGCCGGATCTGGCCCGGCACTGCGGGTTCGAGGAGGTCGCCTACCTGCTCTGGTACGGCGAACTGCCGGACTCCGCGCAATTGGAGCTGCTGTGCGGGCGCGAGCGCGCCCAGCGCCGGATCGATCGGTCCGTACTGTCGCTGATCGAGAAGATGCCCGACTCGTGTCATCCGATGGACGTGGTGCGGACGGTGGTGAGTTATCTGGGAGCCGAGGACCCGGAGGAGGATCTCACCGGCGCCCCGGCCCGGCGGGCGCTGCTGGCCAAGGCGCTGCGCTTGACGGCGATGCTGCCCACCGTGATCGCGGCCGACATGCGCAGGCGGCGCGGGCTGGATTTCGTCGCGCCGCACTCGCACTTGGGTTTCGCGGAGAACTTCCTGAACATGTGCTTCGGTGCGGTACCCGATCCACGCATCGTCAAGGCGTTCGAGACCTCTTTGATCCTCTACGCGGAACACGGTTTCAACGCCTCGACCTTCGCCGCCCGGGTGGTCACCTCCACCCGATCGGACATCTACAGCGCGGTCACGGCCGCGATCGGCGCGCTGAAAGGCCCGCTGCACGGCGGTGCCAACGAGGCCGTCATGCACGCGCTGCTGGAGATCGGCGAACCGGAACGAGCCCGCGAATGGTTGCGCGGCAAGCTCGCGGACAAGCAGAAAGTGATGGGGTTCGGGCACCGGGTCTATCGGAACGGCGACTCCCGGGTGCCGACCATGCGGGCGCAGTTGGCGCAGGTCGCGGCGGTGACCGGCGGCGAGCGGTGGCTGCGGGTCTGCGCCGCGCTGGAACGCGCGATGGACGAGGCCACCGGTATCAAGCCGAACCTGGATTTCCCGGCCGGTCCCGCCTACTACCTGATGGGCTTCGACATCGCCATGTTCACGCCGATCTTCGTGATGAGCAGGATCACCGGGTGGACCGCGCACATCATCGAGCAGGCGGCGTCGAACGCGCTGATCCGGCCGTTGTCGGAGTACATCGGCGTCCCGCAGCGCGAGCTGGCGGTCAGTCGCTGA